The Mycolicibacterium mageritense genome contains a region encoding:
- the wrbA gene encoding NAD(P)H:quinone oxidoreductase, producing MTKLAVIYYSATGHGTSMAQRVAKAAESAGAEVRVRHVAETADPESFAHNPAWTANYEATKDLPSASGDDVVWADAVIFGSPTRFGSVASQLRGFLDSLGGLWSQGKLADKVYAGFTSTNTAHGGQETTLLTLYVTLMHWGGIIVPPGYTEPLKFADGNPYGASLLANHDNISDFDDTTEAALEHLARRVVSVTDRLI from the coding sequence GTGACCAAACTCGCAGTCATCTACTACTCAGCCACCGGCCACGGCACCAGCATGGCGCAACGCGTCGCCAAGGCTGCCGAATCGGCAGGTGCGGAAGTCCGCGTCCGCCACGTCGCCGAGACGGCCGACCCCGAGTCGTTCGCCCACAATCCGGCCTGGACCGCCAATTACGAAGCCACCAAGGATCTTCCGTCGGCCTCCGGCGACGATGTGGTCTGGGCTGACGCGGTGATCTTCGGCTCCCCGACCCGATTCGGCTCCGTCGCTTCGCAATTGCGCGGCTTTCTCGATTCGCTCGGCGGTCTGTGGTCACAGGGCAAGCTCGCCGACAAGGTCTACGCGGGGTTCACCTCGACCAACACCGCACACGGCGGGCAGGAAACCACGCTGCTCACGCTCTACGTCACGCTCATGCACTGGGGCGGCATCATCGTGCCGCCCGGCTACACCGAACCCCTCAAGTTCGCCGACGGCAACCCGTACGGTGCGAGCCTGCTGGCCAATCACGACAACATCAGCGATTTCGACGACACGACGGAAGCGGCCTTGGAGCACCTGGCTCGCCGCGTCGTCAGCGTGACCGACCGGCTGATTTGA
- a CDS encoding phytoene desaturase family protein yields MDVTVVGSGPNGLAAAVICARAGLSVRVIEAQATAGGGTRSAPDPEFPGVLHDVCSAVHPLAYASPFFAEFGLADRIALNVPEISYANPLPGRPAAVAYRDLERTCAELSHGASWRWLLGPMVRRSEAATAFVLGDKRSLPPDLVTAARLALRMLIQGSPAWNLLRGEDARALLSGVAAHTISQMPSMTSAGLGMMLAVLAHSVGWPVPTGGSQAIADALIADLLAHGGELVLGEPVTEPPQGVVLYDTPAKALLNIYGDRLPSRYAAALRRLRPNPGVAKVDFVLADEIPWRDARLAHTVTFHLGGTRPQMARAERAIARGRHADWPMVLAASPHVADPNRVDAQGRRPFWSYVHVPRDSPLDQTDAVVEIMERFAPGFRDIVVATRSVPASRLAEHNASLTAGDITGGGNSAWRALAGPTLRLVPWATPVPRAYLCSAAAPPNGGVHGMAGYYAARTMLKREFGITQLPKLAP; encoded by the coding sequence GTGGACGTCACAGTCGTCGGCAGCGGCCCCAACGGACTGGCCGCCGCGGTCATATGCGCCCGCGCCGGCCTGTCGGTCCGGGTCATCGAGGCACAGGCGACCGCGGGCGGCGGTACCCGCAGCGCACCCGACCCGGAGTTCCCCGGCGTGCTCCATGACGTCTGTTCGGCCGTACACCCGCTGGCGTACGCGTCGCCGTTCTTCGCCGAGTTCGGTCTGGCGGATCGCATCGCGTTGAACGTTCCGGAGATCTCCTACGCCAATCCGCTGCCCGGCAGGCCCGCCGCAGTGGCCTACCGCGACCTCGAGCGCACGTGCGCCGAGTTGAGCCACGGCGCCTCGTGGCGATGGCTTCTGGGACCGATGGTGCGGCGCAGCGAGGCCGCGACCGCCTTCGTGCTCGGCGACAAGCGCTCATTGCCGCCCGACCTCGTCACCGCGGCCCGCCTCGCGCTGCGGATGTTGATCCAGGGCAGCCCGGCGTGGAATCTGCTGCGCGGCGAGGATGCTCGCGCTCTGTTGAGTGGTGTTGCCGCGCACACGATTTCGCAGATGCCCTCGATGACGTCCGCGGGCTTGGGCATGATGCTGGCCGTGTTGGCGCACTCGGTGGGGTGGCCCGTGCCGACGGGCGGCAGCCAGGCCATCGCCGACGCGTTGATCGCCGACCTGCTGGCGCACGGCGGCGAATTGGTGCTCGGTGAGCCCGTCACGGAACCGCCGCAGGGCGTGGTGCTCTACGACACTCCGGCCAAAGCCCTGCTGAACATCTACGGCGACCGGCTGCCGTCGCGTTACGCGGCGGCGTTGCGCAGGCTGCGCCCCAACCCCGGAGTGGCGAAGGTCGATTTCGTGCTGGCCGACGAGATCCCTTGGCGCGACGCACGGCTGGCCCACACGGTCACGTTCCACCTCGGCGGCACCCGCCCGCAGATGGCCCGCGCCGAGCGGGCCATCGCGCGGGGCAGGCATGCCGACTGGCCTATGGTGCTCGCGGCATCTCCCCACGTTGCCGACCCGAATCGGGTTGACGCCCAGGGTCGTCGACCGTTCTGGAGCTATGTGCACGTGCCCCGCGACTCGCCGCTCGATCAGACCGACGCCGTGGTCGAGATCATGGAGCGATTCGCCCCCGGGTTCCGCGACATCGTGGTGGCAACCCGTTCCGTCCCCGCGTCCAGACTCGCCGAGCACAACGCGAGCCTCACCGCCGGGGACATCACGGGCGGCGGCAACAGCGCGTGGCGCGCGCTCGCCGGGCCCACACTGCGACTGGTGCCATGGGCCACCCCGGTCCCCCGGGCGTATCTGTGTTCGGCCGCGGCTCCACCGAACGGCGGAGTGCACGGGATGGCCGGCTACTACGCCGCCCGCACGATGCTCAAACGCGAGTTCGGCATCACGCAACTGCCTAAGCTGGCGCCGTGA
- the serA gene encoding phosphoglycerate dehydrogenase has translation MSLPVVLIADKLAESTVAALGDQVEVRWVDGPDREKLLAAVPEADALLVRSATTVDAEVIAAAPKLKIVARAGVGLDNVDVDAATARGVLVVNAPTSNIHSAAEHALALLLAAARQIPAADATLREHTWKRSSFSGTEIFGKTVGVVGLGRIGQLVAQRLAAFGAHIVAYDPYVSQARAAQLGIELLPLDELLGRADFISVHLPKTKETAGLIGKEALAKTKPGVIIVNAARGGLIDEQALADAITSGHVRAAGLDVFSTEPCTDSPLFELPQVVVTPHLGASTAEAQDRAGTDVAASVKLALAGEFVPDAVNVGGGVVGEEVAPWLELVRKLGLLVGVLSDAPPVTLSVQVRGELASEDVEILRLSALRGLFSAVVDEQVTFVNAPALAADRGVTADISTATESPNHRSVVDVRAVHADGSAINVAGTLSGPQQVQKVVQINGRNFDLRAEGVNLIVNYTDQPGALGKIGTLLGGANVNILGAQLSQDATGDNATVMLRLDTDVPDDVRAAIASAVGATTLEVVDLS, from the coding sequence GTGAGTCTTCCCGTTGTACTGATTGCCGACAAGCTCGCGGAATCGACTGTTGCCGCCCTGGGCGACCAGGTAGAGGTCAGGTGGGTCGACGGTCCGGACCGCGAGAAGCTGCTGGCCGCCGTGCCCGAGGCCGACGCGCTGCTGGTGCGTTCCGCGACGACGGTCGACGCCGAGGTCATCGCCGCGGCCCCGAAGCTCAAGATCGTCGCCCGCGCGGGCGTCGGCCTGGACAATGTCGACGTCGACGCTGCCACGGCGCGCGGTGTGCTCGTGGTCAACGCGCCGACCTCCAACATCCACAGTGCGGCCGAGCATGCGCTCGCGCTGCTGCTGGCGGCCGCGCGCCAGATCCCCGCCGCCGACGCGACCTTGCGTGAACACACCTGGAAGCGGTCGTCGTTCTCGGGTACCGAGATCTTCGGCAAGACCGTCGGTGTCGTCGGCCTCGGCCGCATCGGTCAGCTCGTCGCGCAGCGGCTCGCGGCGTTCGGCGCGCACATCGTCGCGTACGACCCTTACGTCTCGCAGGCCCGCGCCGCCCAGCTCGGCATCGAGTTGCTGCCGCTCGACGAGCTGCTCGGCCGCGCCGACTTCATCTCGGTGCACCTGCCCAAGACCAAGGAGACCGCCGGGCTGATCGGCAAGGAAGCGCTCGCCAAGACCAAGCCGGGCGTGATCATCGTCAACGCCGCGCGCGGCGGCCTGATCGACGAGCAGGCCCTGGCCGACGCGATCACCAGCGGCCATGTTCGCGCCGCGGGGCTCGACGTCTTCTCGACCGAGCCCTGCACCGACAGCCCGCTGTTCGAGCTGCCGCAGGTTGTCGTCACGCCGCACCTCGGCGCGTCGACCGCCGAGGCGCAGGACCGCGCAGGCACGGATGTGGCCGCGAGTGTGAAGCTCGCGCTGGCCGGCGAGTTCGTGCCCGACGCCGTCAACGTGGGTGGGGGAGTCGTCGGCGAAGAGGTCGCGCCGTGGCTGGAACTGGTCCGCAAGCTGGGCCTGCTGGTCGGTGTGCTCTCCGACGCGCCGCCCGTGACGCTGTCGGTGCAGGTGCGTGGTGAGCTGGCGTCGGAAGACGTTGAGATTCTACGGCTTTCGGCGCTTCGCGGGCTGTTCTCCGCCGTGGTCGACGAGCAGGTGACGTTCGTCAACGCGCCGGCCCTCGCGGCCGACCGCGGTGTGACCGCCGATATCAGCACCGCGACCGAAAGCCCCAACCACCGCAGCGTCGTCGACGTCCGCGCGGTGCACGCCGACGGCTCGGCCATCAACGTGGCCGGCACGCTGTCCGGTCCGCAGCAGGTGCAGAAGGTCGTCCAGATCAACGGCCGCAACTTCGATCTGCGTGCCGAGGGCGTCAACCTGATCGTCAACTACACCGATCAGCCCGGTGCGCTGGGCAAGATCGGCACCCTGCTGGGTGGCGCCAACGTCAACATCCTCGGCGCGCAGTTGAGCCAGGACGCCACCGGCGACAATGCGACGGTGATGCTGCGCCTGGACACCGACGTGCCCGACGACGTGCGCGCCGCGATCGCCTCGGCGGTCGGCGCCACCACACTGGAAGTGGTTGACCTGTCATGA
- a CDS encoding 3-isopropylmalate dehydrogenase, which translates to MKLAVIAGDGIGPEVIAEALKVLDVVLPGVERTEYDLGARRYHATGELLTEDTIEELRSHDAILLGAIGDPSVPSGVLERGLLLKLRFALDHHVNLRPGRLYAGVSSPLTGVSDIDFVVVREGTEGPYTGNGGALRVGTPHEVATEVSVNTAFGVERVVRDAFARAQTRRKHLTLVHKTNVLAFAGGLWSRIVAEVGKEYPDVEVAYQHIDAATIHMVTDPGRFDVIVTDNLFGDIITDLAAAVCGGIGLAASGNIDATRTNPSMFEPVHGSAPDIAGQGIADPTAAVMSVALLLAHVGETEAAARVDKAVGEHLATRGDAKLSTSEVGERIVSLLG; encoded by the coding sequence ATGAAGCTCGCTGTAATCGCCGGTGACGGCATCGGACCGGAAGTCATCGCGGAAGCGCTGAAGGTGCTCGACGTGGTGCTGCCCGGTGTGGAGCGCACCGAATACGACCTGGGCGCGCGGCGGTACCACGCCACCGGTGAACTGCTCACCGAGGACACCATCGAGGAGCTGCGCTCGCACGACGCGATCCTGCTCGGTGCGATCGGCGATCCTTCGGTGCCCAGCGGTGTGCTCGAGCGCGGCTTGCTGCTCAAGCTGCGGTTCGCGCTCGACCATCACGTGAACCTGCGACCGGGACGCCTGTATGCCGGCGTCAGCAGCCCGCTGACCGGGGTGTCCGACATCGATTTCGTGGTGGTCCGCGAAGGCACCGAAGGCCCGTACACCGGTAACGGCGGTGCCCTGCGCGTCGGCACCCCGCACGAGGTGGCCACCGAGGTCAGTGTCAACACGGCGTTCGGCGTCGAGCGCGTCGTACGGGATGCGTTCGCCCGCGCGCAGACGCGGCGCAAGCATCTGACGTTGGTGCACAAGACGAATGTGCTGGCCTTCGCCGGCGGGCTGTGGTCGCGCATCGTGGCCGAGGTCGGCAAGGAGTACCCCGACGTCGAGGTCGCCTACCAGCACATCGACGCCGCGACCATCCACATGGTCACCGATCCCGGCCGCTTCGACGTGATCGTCACCGACAACCTCTTCGGCGACATCATCACCGATCTGGCCGCCGCGGTGTGCGGCGGCATCGGCCTGGCCGCGAGCGGCAACATCGACGCGACGCGGACCAACCCGTCGATGTTCGAGCCCGTGCACGGCAGCGCGCCCGACATCGCGGGGCAGGGCATCGCAGATCCGACCGCGGCCGTCATGAGCGTGGCGCTCTTGCTGGCGCACGTCGGCGAGACCGAGGCCGCCGCGCGCGTCGACAAGGCTGTCGGCGAGCATCTGGCCACCCGCGGCGATGCCAAGCTGTCGACCAGCGAGGTCGGCGAGCGGATCGTCTCGCTCCTGGGTTGA
- a CDS encoding hemerythrin domain-containing protein, protein MTTSDTQDLVDRIIADHREVEAVFKEIEGCGTPAKRHELVEHAIAELVRHSIGEEEYLYPAARKALPAGDDLANRKLREHTDAEWVMKRIEGLHADDTQFESLITKLIDDVRQHFESEEREVLPGLRTACSDTELRALGEKFEHSKRSAPTRPHPSAPNRAPFNKILAPGEGLIDRLRDAMTGRKV, encoded by the coding sequence ATGACGACGTCAGATACGCAGGATCTCGTCGACAGGATCATCGCGGATCACCGCGAGGTCGAAGCAGTCTTCAAGGAGATCGAGGGCTGCGGTACCCCGGCGAAACGGCACGAACTCGTCGAGCATGCCATCGCCGAACTCGTGCGCCATTCGATCGGGGAGGAGGAATACCTTTATCCCGCGGCCCGGAAGGCTCTGCCTGCCGGTGACGACCTGGCCAATCGGAAGCTCAGAGAGCACACCGACGCCGAATGGGTCATGAAGCGCATCGAGGGGCTGCACGCGGACGACACCCAATTCGAGAGCCTTATCACCAAGCTGATCGACGACGTCCGCCAACACTTCGAATCCGAGGAACGCGAGGTTCTCCCGGGCCTGCGCACCGCATGCAGCGATACGGAACTGCGCGCCCTCGGGGAGAAGTTCGAGCACAGCAAGCGCTCGGCACCGACCCGGCCGCATCCGTCCGCGCCGAATCGTGCACCGTTCAACAAGATCCTGGCGCCGGGCGAAGGCCTGATCGACCGGTTGCGCGATGCGATGACCGGCCGCAAGGTCTAG
- a CDS encoding MFS transporter: MTSPSIGTARRWSMLVIALTATTCANVFINGAAFLIPTLHDERGLDLATAGLLSSMPSFGLVVTLIAWGYLVDRVGERIVLAVGSALTAAAALAAAYAQSLVAVGAFLLLGGMAAASSNSASGRLVVGWFPPNQRGLVMGIRQTATPLGVGLGALVIPRLAESHGVTAALLFPAIVCAFAAVMCAVGVIDPPRPPRTEAPQEHLANPYRGSSVLWRIHAVSVLLVVPQGMVWTFTLVWLMSDRGWSAASAGALVTVSQLLGAAGRIAAGRWSDVVGQRLRPIRTIAAAAAVTMGLLALTDWLSSPISVALVVIASVITVSDNGLAFTAIAEIAGPFWSGRALGTQNTAQHLATASSAPLFGGLIGVAGYPVAFAVCAVLPLLAVPLVPADAET, translated from the coding sequence ATGACCAGCCCGTCGATCGGAACTGCACGCCGTTGGTCCATGCTCGTGATCGCGTTGACCGCGACGACCTGTGCCAACGTGTTCATCAACGGCGCAGCGTTTCTCATCCCCACGCTGCACGACGAACGCGGGCTCGACCTCGCGACCGCCGGTCTGCTGTCATCGATGCCCAGCTTCGGCCTCGTCGTGACGCTGATCGCATGGGGCTACCTGGTCGACCGGGTCGGCGAGCGGATCGTGCTCGCGGTCGGCTCGGCGCTGACGGCCGCCGCGGCACTCGCCGCGGCCTATGCGCAGTCGTTGGTCGCGGTCGGCGCGTTCCTGCTGTTGGGCGGGATGGCGGCGGCCAGCAGCAATTCCGCCAGCGGACGCCTGGTGGTGGGCTGGTTCCCGCCGAACCAGCGCGGACTGGTGATGGGTATCCGCCAGACCGCCACGCCGCTGGGTGTCGGCCTTGGCGCCCTGGTGATTCCGCGGCTGGCCGAATCTCACGGGGTGACAGCGGCATTGCTGTTCCCCGCCATCGTGTGTGCGTTCGCGGCGGTGATGTGCGCCGTGGGTGTCATCGATCCGCCGCGGCCACCGCGCACCGAGGCGCCTCAAGAGCATCTCGCCAATCCGTACCGCGGCTCGTCGGTCCTGTGGCGCATCCACGCCGTATCGGTGCTGTTGGTGGTGCCGCAGGGCATGGTGTGGACCTTCACCCTGGTCTGGCTCATGAGTGACCGCGGCTGGTCCGCCGCATCGGCCGGCGCGCTGGTCACGGTGTCCCAATTGTTGGGCGCCGCCGGACGAATCGCGGCAGGCCGATGGTCGGACGTCGTCGGACAGCGGTTGCGGCCCATCCGCACGATCGCGGCCGCGGCCGCCGTGACGATGGGTCTACTGGCGCTCACCGATTGGCTGAGCTCGCCGATCAGCGTCGCACTGGTCGTGATCGCGTCGGTCATCACGGTTTCCGACAACGGTCTGGCGTTCACGGCCATCGCCGAGATCGCCGGACCGTTCTGGAGTGGCCGCGCGCTCGGCACCCAGAACACCGCACAGCACCTGGCCACCGCCAGCTCGGCACCGCTCTTCGGTGGATTGATCGGTGTCGCCGGGTATCCCGTGGCATTCGCGGTGTGCGCCGTACTGCCGCTGCTGGCCGTCCCGCTGGTACCGGCCGACGCTGAAACCTAG
- a CDS encoding alpha/beta hydrolase family protein, with the protein MAGFATATPLPVAGAAAPDWSGLDAREYAGPIPAPGTLITSAPLPPALSVAGAARAYRILYSTVDQHDSPAVSTAAVFIPHGEPPQGGWPVIAWAHGTVGLGDDCTPSAQPRSERDNEYLSHWLEQGYAVVGSDYAGLGTPGLMSYLNSIATAHGVVDSVIAMHQMGLPLSPKWTIVGQSQGGGAAVNSARWATEFSRGTGLDYRGVVATGTPAGVENIVIQAGPGLELPAGAGPAANSYTAYLLAGLREALTGIDIDSVLTPDGRDAVDKAQTVCKPQLDHELARMTPTGFFSAPLASLPGIADALDHYLGTPTSGYDRPIFLGVGLLDRDVPPTMSLQLDDQLKANGQDVTLKVYPDQDHSGTVLASLGDSTPFLRALFDGS; encoded by the coding sequence ATGGCGGGATTTGCGACGGCGACTCCGCTGCCGGTGGCCGGGGCTGCGGCCCCGGACTGGTCCGGCCTCGACGCCCGCGAGTACGCGGGCCCGATTCCCGCGCCGGGAACCCTGATCACGTCGGCCCCGCTGCCTCCCGCGCTGTCGGTCGCAGGTGCGGCCCGCGCTTATCGGATCTTGTATTCGACGGTGGATCAACATGATTCACCTGCGGTCAGCACCGCGGCGGTGTTCATCCCGCACGGCGAACCGCCCCAGGGCGGTTGGCCGGTGATCGCCTGGGCGCACGGCACGGTCGGGCTGGGTGATGACTGCACGCCTTCGGCGCAACCGCGCAGTGAGAGGGACAACGAGTACCTCAGTCATTGGCTGGAGCAGGGGTACGCCGTCGTCGGCTCCGATTACGCGGGGCTCGGCACGCCCGGTCTCATGAGCTATCTCAACAGCATCGCAACCGCGCACGGTGTGGTCGATTCGGTCATCGCGATGCATCAGATGGGGCTTCCGCTCTCGCCGAAGTGGACGATCGTCGGGCAGTCCCAGGGTGGCGGCGCGGCCGTCAACAGCGCGCGGTGGGCAACGGAATTCAGTCGCGGGACCGGCCTCGACTACCGCGGCGTGGTGGCGACCGGAACGCCCGCGGGAGTCGAGAACATCGTCATCCAGGCCGGCCCCGGCCTGGAGTTGCCCGCCGGCGCCGGGCCTGCGGCCAACAGTTACACGGCCTACCTGCTCGCGGGTCTCCGGGAAGCGCTCACCGGTATCGACATCGACAGTGTGCTCACGCCCGACGGGCGGGACGCCGTCGACAAGGCGCAGACCGTGTGCAAGCCGCAACTCGACCACGAGCTGGCGCGTATGACGCCAACAGGGTTCTTCAGCGCGCCGTTGGCCTCGCTGCCCGGGATCGCCGATGCGCTCGACCACTACCTCGGCACCCCCACCAGCGGGTATGACCGGCCGATCTTTCTCGGCGTCGGGCTGCTCGATCGTGATGTGCCACCCACGATGTCGCTTCAGCTCGACGATCAGCTGAAGGCCAACGGGCAGGACGTCACCCTCAAGGTCTATCCCGACCAGGACCACTCGGGCACGGTGCTGGCCTCGCTTGGCGACTCGACCCCGTTCCTGCGGGCGTTGTTCGACGGGAGCTGA
- a CDS encoding fumarylacetoacetate hydrolase family protein: protein MRLGRIASPDGVAFVSIEGDGADAVCKEIAEHPFGTPNFTGRTWPLADVRLLAPILASKVICMGKNYAAHAEEMGGVVPEDPVIFLKPNTAIIGPGVPIQLPADAFPVHHEGELAAVIGRPCKDVPAARAAENILGYTIANDVSARDQQQKDGQWMRAKGHDTFCPVGPWIETAIDPSDLEIRTEVTRPIAGSAGESEVRQRSRTSLMIHDIGAIVEWASAVMTLLPGDLILTGTPEGVGPIEHGDTVSITVEGIGTLTNPVVRKQK, encoded by the coding sequence ATGCGCTTAGGTCGAATCGCCAGTCCTGACGGGGTCGCTTTCGTGAGCATCGAAGGCGACGGTGCGGACGCCGTCTGCAAGGAGATCGCCGAACATCCGTTCGGTACACCGAATTTCACCGGGCGGACCTGGCCACTGGCCGATGTGCGCCTGCTGGCACCGATTCTGGCCAGCAAGGTGATCTGCATGGGCAAGAACTACGCCGCACATGCCGAGGAGATGGGTGGCGTGGTCCCGGAGGATCCGGTGATCTTCCTCAAACCGAACACTGCGATCATCGGCCCGGGAGTGCCGATCCAGTTGCCGGCCGATGCGTTCCCGGTGCACCACGAGGGCGAACTCGCCGCCGTCATCGGACGGCCGTGCAAGGACGTGCCCGCCGCACGCGCCGCCGAGAACATCCTCGGCTACACGATCGCCAACGACGTGTCGGCGCGCGATCAGCAACAGAAGGATGGGCAGTGGATGCGGGCCAAGGGGCACGACACCTTCTGCCCGGTGGGCCCGTGGATCGAGACGGCGATCGATCCGTCGGATCTCGAAATCCGAACGGAGGTCACCCGTCCGATTGCCGGCTCCGCCGGCGAGAGTGAGGTACGGCAGCGCAGCCGAACCTCGTTGATGATCCACGACATCGGCGCGATCGTCGAGTGGGCGTCGGCTGTCATGACCCTGCTGCCCGGTGACCTCATCCTGACCGGAACACCCGAGGGCGTGGGCCCGATAGAGCACGGTGACACCGTGAGCATCACCGTCGAGGGCATCGGCACCCTCACCAATCCCGTTGTGCGCAAGCAGAAGTAG
- the gltX gene encoding glutamate--tRNA ligase, producing MTNAPVRVRFCPSPTGTPHVGLVRTALFNWAYARHTGGTFVFRIEDTDAARDSQESYDAILDALRWLGLNWDEGPEVGGPHEPYRQSERSAIYRDVIARLKEAGEVYEAYSTPAEVEARHIAAGRNPKLGYDNFDRTLTDEQRARFAAEGREPVLRLRMPDEDLTWNDLVRGPTTFAAGVVPDYAITRANGDPLYTLVNPVDDALMKITHVLRGEDLLPSTPRQLALYQALIRIGVTDAIPEFAHLPSVLGDGNKKLSKRDPQSNLFLHRDRGFIPEGLLNYLALLGWGIADDHDVFSLDEMVAAFDVVDVNSNPARFDQKKADAINAEHIRMLAPDEFTARLREYFVTHGHDTGLDDAAFAEAAALVQTRIVVLGDAWGLLKFFNDGDYELDEKAAGKELKPEAAPVLAAALSALEGLEEWTTAAIEDALKTALVDGLELKPRKAFGPIRVAVTGAAVSPPLFESMELLGRERSLARLRAVADTV from the coding sequence ATGACCAACGCTCCCGTTCGGGTCCGATTCTGCCCGTCGCCCACCGGTACTCCGCACGTCGGCCTGGTCCGGACCGCGCTGTTCAACTGGGCGTATGCGCGACACACCGGCGGTACGTTCGTGTTCCGGATCGAGGACACCGACGCCGCGCGTGACAGCCAGGAAAGCTACGACGCGATTCTCGATGCATTGCGGTGGCTCGGACTCAATTGGGACGAGGGCCCCGAGGTCGGGGGTCCGCACGAGCCCTACCGGCAATCCGAGCGGTCCGCGATCTACCGCGATGTGATCGCGCGTCTCAAAGAGGCCGGCGAGGTGTACGAGGCCTACTCGACGCCGGCGGAGGTCGAGGCCCGCCACATCGCCGCGGGCCGAAATCCCAAGCTGGGCTACGACAACTTCGACCGTACGCTCACCGACGAGCAGCGCGCCCGGTTCGCCGCCGAGGGGCGCGAGCCGGTTTTGCGGCTGCGGATGCCCGACGAGGATCTCACCTGGAACGACCTGGTGCGGGGGCCGACCACGTTCGCCGCCGGTGTCGTGCCCGACTATGCGATCACGCGCGCCAACGGAGATCCGCTCTACACGTTGGTCAATCCGGTCGACGACGCGTTGATGAAGATCACCCATGTGCTCCGCGGTGAGGATCTGCTGCCGTCGACGCCGCGGCAGCTGGCGTTGTACCAGGCGCTCATCCGGATCGGCGTCACCGACGCGATCCCCGAATTCGCGCACCTGCCGAGCGTGCTGGGCGACGGCAACAAAAAGTTGTCGAAACGTGACCCGCAGTCAAATCTGTTCCTGCACCGCGATCGCGGATTCATCCCCGAGGGGCTGCTGAACTATCTGGCGCTGCTCGGGTGGGGCATCGCCGACGACCACGACGTGTTCAGCCTCGACGAAATGGTGGCGGCGTTCGACGTCGTCGACGTCAACTCAAACCCGGCCCGCTTCGACCAGAAGAAGGCCGACGCCATCAACGCCGAGCACATCCGCATGCTCGCGCCGGACGAGTTCACCGCGCGGCTCCGTGAGTACTTCGTCACACACGGCCATGACACCGGCCTGGACGACGCGGCATTCGCCGAGGCGGCCGCGTTGGTCCAGACCCGCATCGTCGTGCTGGGTGACGCGTGGGGGCTGCTGAAGTTCTTCAACGACGGCGACTACGAGCTCGACGAGAAGGCCGCGGGCAAGGAACTCAAGCCCGAGGCCGCGCCCGTGCTTGCCGCGGCCCTGAGCGCGCTTGAGGGCCTCGAAGAGTGGACCACAGCCGCGATCGAGGACGCCCTGAAGACGGCCCTCGTGGACGGCCTGGAGCTCAAACCCCGCAAGGCCTTCGGTCCTATCCGGGTCGCCGTGACCGGAGCGGCGGTCAGCCCGCCGCTGTTCGAGTCCATGGAACTGCTCGGCCGGGAGCGCAGTTTGGCCCGGTTGCGCGCCGTGGCGGACACCGTGTGA
- a CDS encoding IclR family transcriptional regulator translates to MRNDSGIGVLDKAVGVLHSVAESPCGLAELVERTGLPRATAHRLAAGLETHRLLARDGDGRWRLGPALTELASHVNDPLLAAGAAVLPRLREITGESVQLYRREGLSRVCVVALEPPAGLRDTVPVGTQLPMTAGSGAKVLLAYADAATQQAVLPTAKFTDRTLAEVRRRGWAQSAAEREPGVASVSAPVRDGRGTVIAAVSVSGPIDRMGRRPGARWAADLLAAADALTRRL, encoded by the coding sequence GTGAGAAATGATAGCGGCATCGGCGTGCTCGACAAAGCGGTGGGCGTACTGCACTCGGTCGCGGAGTCTCCGTGTGGGCTGGCCGAACTGGTGGAGCGGACCGGCCTCCCCCGGGCCACCGCCCACCGGCTGGCCGCGGGCCTGGAGACCCACCGCCTGCTGGCCCGAGACGGCGATGGGCGCTGGCGGCTCGGACCGGCCCTCACCGAATTGGCCTCGCACGTCAACGATCCGCTGCTGGCCGCGGGGGCCGCGGTGCTGCCGAGGCTCCGCGAGATCACCGGCGAGAGCGTCCAGCTGTACCGCAGGGAGGGACTGTCGCGGGTGTGCGTGGTTGCGCTCGAACCACCGGCCGGGCTGCGCGACACCGTGCCCGTCGGTACGCAATTGCCGATGACCGCGGGCTCGGGCGCCAAGGTCCTGCTGGCGTACGCCGATGCGGCCACCCAGCAGGCCGTGCTGCCGACCGCCAAGTTCACCGACCGGACACTGGCCGAGGTACGCCGGCGCGGATGGGCCCAGAGCGCGGCCGAACGCGAGCCCGGTGTGGCGAGCGTCTCCGCGCCGGTGCGCGACGGGCGCGGCACCGTGATCGCCGCGGTGTCGGTATCCGGACCGATCGATCGGATGGGCCGCCGCCCCGGGGCGCGCTGGGCCGCCGATCTCCTCGCGGCAGCCGATGCGTTGACCCGGAGACTGTGA